The Bicyclus anynana chromosome Z, ilBicAnyn1.1, whole genome shotgun sequence genome window below encodes:
- the LOC112045851 gene encoding RNA/RNP complex-1-interacting phosphatase homolog, protein MGSKSIPDRWIPYKACGKVIEGTRIICFKVPLRRVVQTAVVSPNEIWDIKTLLKAIPKLRAVIDLTNTARYYDAQELKSAGILHTKLLMPGRIIPPATTVTQFFNAVDTYLEVDNDSLIGVHCTHGLNRTGYMVCRYMRDRLGIPAAEAIKRFEEARGYKIERNNYIADIMGMPPPAPVFGQETIVKPIKRSQVEYQSPLNEDNNEDDDKDNNEDDDEDNRSESRKKKYYGSGHRRNRRKKFKDKESYATSRQSSYVYDYKYDY, encoded by the coding sequence ATGGGTTCTAAAAGCATTCCCGATAGGTGGATACCATACAAAGCATGTGGTAAAGTTATAGAAGGGACAAGGATAATTTGTTTTAAGGTTCCGCTTAGAAGGGTTGTACAAACAGCAGTTGTTAGTCCTAATGAAATATGGGATATAAAAACACTTCTGAAAGCAATTCCCAAGTTACGCGCCGTAATAGATCTGACCAATACGGCGAGGTACTACGATGCACAGGAATTAAAATCAGCGGGTATTCTGCATACGAAACTCTTAATGCCAGGACGAATAATACCACCGGCAACTACAGTGACACAATTCTTTAATGCGGTTGACACATATCTCGAAGTAGATAATGATTCTTTGATCGGCGTTCACTGTACCCACGGATTGAACAGAACTGGGTATATGGTTTGCCGCTACATGCGCGATCGACTTGGCATACCTGCAGCTGAAGCTATCAAACGATTCGAAGAAGCGCGTGGCTACAAAATTGAAAGGAACAACTATATCGCTGATATAATGGGCATGCCGCCACCGGCTCCTGTTTTTGGCCAAGAGACTATTGTAAAACCTATTAAGAGGAGTCAGGTTGAATATCAGTCACCCTTAAATGAAGACAATAATGAAGACGACGATAAAGACAATAATGAAGACGATGATGAAGACAATAGATCTGaatcaagaaagaaaaaatactaTGGATCGGGACATAGAAGaaatagaagaaagaaatttaAAGACAAAGAAAGTTATGCCACATCACGTCAATCATCTTATGTATATGATTACAAGTATGATTACTGA
- the LOC112045845 gene encoding uncharacterized protein LOC112045845: MVRERFCCDDETGEVITYQVNDETGERALVNNLPKIYVDDRMSDNRKLLAFPTGYVNKNKKFRDLKEKIITGANTTSPRMLLVIPTLLIFHSFVCVILMLLEIFLHIRCHKKNKNLKDPNLYYRSPFHVITATFCGWCRECDMASKIGQIQDKRRYKYDYLRGAI; encoded by the coding sequence ATGGTCAGAGAGAGGTTCTGTTGTGATGATGAGACGGGCGAAGTTATAACCTATCAAGTGAACGATGAGACAGGAGAGCGAGCGCTGGTTAATAATTTACCTAAAATTTACGTTGACGACCGAATGTCTGACAATCGCAAACTCTTGGCATTTCCTACGGGATACgtgaacaaaaacaaaaagtttcgAGATCTCAAAGAGAAGATTATCACAGGCGCTAACACAACAAGTCCTAGGATGTTGCTAGTGATACCCACACTCCTGATTTTCCACAGTTTTGTTTGTGTGATACTAATGCTGCTGGAAATATTTTTGCACATCAGATGCCACAAGAAGAACAAAAATTTGAAAGATCCAAACTTATATTACAGAAGTCCATTCCATGTTATTACTGCTACCTTCTGTGGGTGGTGTCGTGAATGTGATATGGCATCCAAAATTGGGCAAATACAGGACAAAAGAAGATATAAATATGATTACCTTAGAGGtgcaatataa
- the LOC112045855 gene encoding succinate dehydrogenase assembly factor 3, mitochondrial, producing the protein MFPSDHVMRVRLLYKLIFRIHRALPGELRILGDNYARDEFKRHKNCNPAEARIFLMEWTNYAVNMAKQTKPLHQAKKKTVGKYLEPEMLDYMNDEQLVQLYELHKAASSDADGNSNKNLISNKKDSDTR; encoded by the exons ATGTTTCCGTCTGACCATGTTATGCGAGTCAGACTTCTATACAAGTTGATATTTCGAATTCACCGTGCGTTGCCTGGAGAGTTACGTATACTGGGCGATAACTACGCCAGAGATGAGTTCAAACGCCACAAAAATTGTAATCCTGCTGAAGCTAGAATATTTCTAATGGAATGGACT AATTATGCTGTTAATATGGCAAAGCAAACAAAACCATTACATCAAGCCAAGAAGAAGACTGTTGGTAAATATCTAGAACCTGAAATGTTGGATTATATGAATGATGAACAGTTAGTCCAGTTGTATGAATTGCACAAAGCTGCTAGCTCAGATGCTGATGGTAATTCTAATAAGAATCTAATATCCAACAAAAAGGATAGTGACACTAGGTaa
- the LOC112045858 gene encoding calpain-C isoform X1: MTDYEVIRAGCLQRRELWEDPDFPAVQPSVFYHQVPPFTFEWKRAKELYANPKFILDCNDTFDVVTGRLGDKWLLSCVGVLYLCKGLFYRVVPADQRIDSNYAGVFRFRLWWCGQWVEVLVDDRLPTVHGKLAFMHCSHSEQLWPALLEKAYAKMHGSYEALKYGNLLDGLADLTGGITESLNVTDFTDAASLHSLMKTTSIVTAYRLPNAVTHSVKSIESGMNYRLYNVERIDTTEGSIYLVRLARPLAPGDTHITHFILDHTMWSSIPAHERDRLTSTTKGFWMLYSDFVSMFSRVEMVHLDVETCKAETSLSDKQKWQMKSHQGRWKKGVSAGGCRNHVNFFHMNPQIQIVLNEPDTVIISLNQHSIMEPKVIGFSIYKISKCLSETASPAFFKKTKSSINSQYTNSRQVSERCLLDAGAYLVIPTTFEPRQEANFSLRVYSIRQLKMRVLDCAPQMLKAAILKAPSGVESNSFAQYESQFLQLADEHKTINAFELQELLERCLPNDYIKSCATMETCRQVVLSLEKDGSGRITLSDFKDLICSLKHWQMVFRSHAPEKMSVLRIERFRDALREVGFMIPERALSLLVLKYMRKDGMLRFGDFVSAVVLLHRAFHMFFTNCSTSSLKVNLTFAEWLKSALTC; this comes from the exons ATGACAGATTACGAAGTCATCAGGGCAGGCTGCCTTCAGAGACGGGAGCTTTGGGAAGATCCAGATTTTCCCGCAGTGCAGCCTTCAGTTTTTTATCACCAAGTCCCGCCTTTCACATTTGAATGGAAACGTGCTaag GAATTGTATGCCAACCCGAAATTTATCCTTGACTGCAATGACACATTCGACGTGGTAACCGGAAGGCTTG GTGACAAGTGGTTATTATCATGCGTCGGAGTATTATATCTATGCAAAGGACTTTTCTACAGAGTTGTACCTGCCGACCAAAGGATAGATTCAAATTATGCTGGTGTATTCAG ATTTCGCCTATGGTGGTGCGGTCAGTGGGTAGAGGTTCTAGTTGACGACCGGTTACCGACCGTTCACGGCAAGTTGGCGTTCATGCACTGCAGTCACTCAGAGCAGCTTTGGCCGGCACTACTCGAAAAGGCTTATGCAAA GATGCATGGCTCTTATGAAGCGTTAAAGTACGGAAATCTGCTCGATGGACTGGCGGACTTAACGGGAGGAATTACGGAATCGCTCAACGTTACTGACTTCACTGACGCCGCTTCTCTCCACAGTCTCATGAAAACCACCAGCATCGTAACCGCTTATCGCTTACCAAAT GCAGTGACACACTCTGTTAAAAGCATTGAATCGGGAATGAATTACAGACTTTATAATGTAGAGAGG ATAGACACCACAGAAGGCTCCATATACTTGGTGAGGCTCGCAAGACCACTGGCCCCTGGAGATACACATATTACTCACTTTATTTTGGACCACACAAT GTGGAGTTCTATACCGGCTCACGAAAGGGATCGATTGACTTCAACAACGAAAGGATTTTGGATGCTTTACAGTGACTTTGTGTCAATGTTTTCTCGAGTTGAAATGGTACATCTGGACGTCGAAACGTGCAAAGCGGAAACTTCCTTGTCAGATAAACAGAAGTGGCAAATGAAAAGCCATCAAGGACGGTGGAAGAAAGGTGTATCCGCAGGAGGTTGTAGAAATCACGTTA atttcttCCACATGAATCCACAAATACAAATAGTACTAAATGAACCAGATACTGTTATAATTTCGTTAAACCAACACAGCATCATGGAGCCGAAAGTTATAGGATTTAGCATTTACAAGATTTCTAAGTGCCTCTCAGAAACCGCATCGCCAGCGTTTTTTAAAAAGACAAAGAGTTCAATAAATTCGCAATACACCAATAGTCGACAAGTTAGTGAAAG ATGCTTATTAGATGCTGGAGCATACTTAGTGATACCTACGACGTTTGAGCCAAGACAGGAAGCAAACTTTTCTCTAAGAGTATATTCAATAAGACAATTAAAAATGAGAGTTTTGGATTGTGCTCCACAGATGTTAAAAGCTGCAATACTTAAAGCTCCTTCTGGAGTAGAGTCGAATAGCTTCGCTCAATACGAATCACAATTCCTTCAATTGGCTGACGAACATAAAACTATAAACGCCTTTGAATTACAAGAACTGCTAGAAAGATGTTTACCCAACGATTATATAAAAAGCTGCGCCACTATGGAAACATGTAGACAGGTCGTGCTGTCATTGGAA AAAGACGGATCTGGACGGATAACTCTATCAGATTTCAAGGACCTAATTTGCAGCCTTAAGCACTGGCAGATGGTATTTAGATCGCATGCGCCAGAAAAGATGAGCGTCTTGAGGATCGAGAGGTTTCGAGACGCATTACGCGAAGTTGGCTTCATGATACCAGAACGGGCTCTTTCGTTGCTGGTATTAAAATACATGAGAAAAGATGGAATGCTTCGATTCGGTGACTTTGTGTCGGCTGTCGTGCTTCTTCATAGAGCATTTC ATATGTTCTTCACTAACTGCTCCACGAGTTCTTTGAAAGTCAATTTAACTTTCGCCGAG tgGCTGAAGTCGGCTTTGACATGCTAA
- the LOC112045835 gene encoding uncharacterized protein LOC112045835, protein MGNETKVELDKSANGDVESKKKKKSKKHKKHKRESNDKEEKTHKKKKKSKKDKFENPKVESETSLSDVEELIKKSKTCNKPVKNDSSLDTPLMDSIKTSKPKNGNTAMTKSRSSSRNDFTQKKDDTLEIISSNSEAENYQEDCASPELDVEDDLDLEELMKQKELLQARLVAYYSDKSDDEKVYKRSSNEVICLNDDEMKSPITKKDKKNDLEFKKSSKHKHIKEKSFRRQEDLREIINRESRKEMEKRFEEKEYRERKERERRKAEKEREREREKERERERERERERDRDREKERKRQRERDKERDREREKKRERMRVKERDRDRDRDRDRRSSEQKLPDRHTVRSRRSRDRSPVARRDRRFSDRDRRSRERSRDRTKGLSRDRDKYSRSENRERNINTSNEVAQIVPSSSDEELDISINTDDEEETEEQIIERRRKQRELLLKRLECINSDSATDKNQAATEAKQAKVHTTSDIKVSTEIKCISLESKSSLLSADIKNEKSSDIIKNTENESKTSDRSEKPLRSSEWDMFADQDNFDSVDTPNAGKLRSKNALENPSLTDNWDDAEGYYRVRIGEILDNRYAVYGYTGQGVFSNVIRARDQARGNTDVAVKIIRNNEIMHKTGLRELEILKRLNDSDPEDKFHCLRLFRHFFHKRHLCMVLEPLSMNLREVLKKYGKNSGIHIKAVRSYTQQMLLALKLLKKTGILHADIKPDNILVNESKLMLKLCDFGAASHITDNEITPYLVSRFYRAPEIILGVPYDHGIDMWSTACTIYELSTGKIMFVGKSNNEMLKYVMDLKGKLPNKIVKKGLFKEQHFDSNCNFLYHELDRVTEREKVVIMSSIKPTRDLQSELAPPHHRLPAPEAKKITQLKDLLERMLMLDPSKRASVNHCLTHAFIQEKI, encoded by the exons ATGGGCAATGA AACTAAAGTTGAATTAGATAAATCAGCTAATGGGGATGTTgagagtaaaaagaaaaaaaaaagtaaaaagcataaaaaacataaaagagAATCAAATGATAAGGAAGAAAAAACccataagaaaaaaaagaaatccaaAAAGGACAAGTTCGAAAATCCAAAAGTAGAAAGTGAAACATCTCTATCTGATGTTgaagaactaattaaaaaatctaagACTTGTAACAAACCAGTAAAAAATGATTCTTCACTAGACACTCCTTTAATGGATAGTATAAAAACTTCTAAACCTAAAAATGGTAACACAGCCATGACAAAATCACGTAGCAGTAGCAGAAATGACTTCACACAAAAGAAGGATGATACTTTAGAAATTATATCATCCAATTCCGAAGCAGAGAATTATCAGGAGGACTGTGCAAGTCCTGAGCTAGATGTAGAAGACGATTTGGACCTTGAAGAATTGATGAAACAAAAAGAACTGTTGCAAGCTCGTCTAGTTGCTTACTATTCTGATAAAAGTGATGacgaaaaagtatataaaagatCTTCTAATGAAGTTATTTGCCTTAATGATGACGAAATGAAATCTCCTATTActaaaaaggataaaaaaaatgatttggaATTCAAAAAAAGCAGTAAACACAAGCACATTAAAGAAAAATCTTTCAGACGACAAGAGGATTTAAGAGAAATTATTAATAGAGAAAGTAGAAAAGAAATGGAGAAGAGGTTTGAAGAAAAAGAGTATCGTGAACGCAAAGAACGTGAACGTCGAAAGGCAGAAAAAGAGAGAGAGCGTGAGCGTGAAAAAGAACGTGAGCGTGAAAGAGAGCGTGAGCGAGAAAGAGATCGTGATcgtgaaaaagaaagaaagaggcAACGAGAGCGTGACAAAGAACGCGATAGAGAACGTGAAAAAAAACGTGAGAGGATGCGTGTCAAAGAGCGTGACAGAGACAGGGATCGCGATAGAGATCGTCGATCTTCAGAACAAAAACTACCTGATAGGCATACAGTTCGCAGTCGACGATCACGGGATAGATCTCCAGTTGCACGCCGCGATAGGAGATTCTCAGATCGCGATCGCAGGTCACGTGAACGTAGTAGAGATAGAACTAAAGGTCTTTCGCGCGACAGAGATAAATATTCTAGATCGGAAAACAGAGAAAGAAATATA AACACATCAAATGAAGTAGCTCAAATAGTGCCTAGCTCTAGCGATGAAGAATTAGACATATCTATCAACACTGATGATGAGGAAGAAACTGAAGAACAGATCATTGAAAGAAGAAGGAAACAGCGGGAACTACTACTGAAG AGATTGGAATGCATTAACAGCGATTCTGCAACAGACAAAAATCAAGCCGCAACTGAAGCCAAACAAGCTAAAGTCCACACTACTTCTGACATTAAGGTGTCTActgaaataaaatgtatcagTTTAGAGTCTAAATCAAGTCTGCTATCTGCTGACATAAAGAACGAAAAGAGcagtgatataataaaaaacactgAGAATGAATCCAAAACATCTGATAGATCGGAGAAACCTCTCCGAAGCAGTGAATGGGACATGTTTGCAGACCAGGACAATTTTGACAGTGTTGAT ACTCCAAATGCTGGAAAATTGCGAAGTAAAAATGCTTTAGAAAACCCATCTCTTACAGATAACTGGGACGATGCAGAAGGCTATTACAG GGTCCGAATAGGTGAAATACTAGACAACAGGTATGCTGTGTATGGTTACACAGGGCAGGGTGTCTTTTCAAACGTAATACGAGCTCGAGATCAGGCTCGCGGAAACACAGATGTTGCtgtcaaaatcattagaaataatgaaattat gcaTAAAACTGGATTGAGGGAATTAGAAATCCTTAAGCGATTGAACGACTCCGACCCTGAAGACAAATTCCATTGCTTGCGACTCTTCCGGCACTTCTTTCATAAACGCCATCTTTGTATGGTATTGGAACCACTTTCTATGAACTTGAGGGAAGTGCTCAAAAAGTATGGCAAAAACAGTGGGATTCATATAAAAGCTGTGAGAAGTTACACGCAGCAAATGTTGTTGGCTTTAAAGTTGTTGAAGAAGACTGGAATCTTACATGCAG ATATAAAACCGGATAATATTCTGGTAAATGAAAGCAAATTGATGTTGAAATTGTGTGATTTTGGTGCTGCATCACATATAACTGATAACGAGATAACACCATACCTTGTGTCGAGATTCTACAGAGCTCCAGAAATTATTCTCGGCGTGCCATATGACCATGGTATTGATATGTGGTCCACTGCCTGTACTATATATGAACTGTCGACAGGCAAAATTATGTTCGTCGGAAAATCTAATAATGAGATGTTAAAATATGTTATGGATCTAAAGGGGAAATTGCCTAATAAGATAGTCAAGAAGGGGCTTTTTAAAGAACAACATTTTGACAGCAACTGCAACTTTCTGTACCATGAATTGGACAGAGTTACAGAAAGG GAGAAAGTTGTCATAATGTCGAGCATAAAGCCTACACGCGATCTACAATCGGAGTTAGCTCCTCCACACCACCGACTGCCTGCGCCAGAGGCTAAGAAGATAACTCAACTTAAGGACTTACTCGAGAGGATGCTCATGTTGGATCCTTCAAAACGAGCATCCGTCAATCATTGCCTTACCCACGCTTTCATCCaggaaaaaatataa
- the LOC112045858 gene encoding calpain-C isoform X2, whose protein sequence is MTDYEVIRAGCLQRRELWEDPDFPAVQPSVFYHQVPPFTFEWKRAKELYANPKFILDCNDTFDVVTGRLGDKWLLSCVGVLYLCKGLFYRVVPADQRIDSNYAGVFRFRLWWCGQWVEVLVDDRLPTVHGKLAFMHCSHSEQLWPALLEKAYAKMHGSYEALKYGNLLDGLADLTGGITESLNVTDFTDAASLHSLMKTTSIVTAYRLPNAVTHSVKSIESGMNYRLYNVERIDTTEGSIYLVRLARPLAPGDTHITHFILDHTMWSSIPAHERDRLTSTTKGFWMLYSDFVSMFSRVEMVHLDVETCKAETSLSDKQKWQMKSHQGRWKKGVSAGGCRNHVNFFHMNPQIQIVLNEPDTVIISLNQHSIMEPKVIGFSIYKISKCLSETASPAFFKKTKSSINSQYTNSRQVSERCLLDAGAYLVIPTTFEPRQEANFSLRVYSIRQLKMRVLDCAPQMLKAAILKAPSGVESNSFAQYESQFLQLADEHKTINAFELQELLERCLPNDYIKSCATMETCRQVVLSLEKDGSGRITLSDFKDLICSLKHWQMVFRSHAPEKMSVLRIERFRDALREVGFMIPERALSLLVLKYMRKDGMLRFGDFVSAVVLLHRAFLAEVGFDMLILG, encoded by the exons ATGACAGATTACGAAGTCATCAGGGCAGGCTGCCTTCAGAGACGGGAGCTTTGGGAAGATCCAGATTTTCCCGCAGTGCAGCCTTCAGTTTTTTATCACCAAGTCCCGCCTTTCACATTTGAATGGAAACGTGCTaag GAATTGTATGCCAACCCGAAATTTATCCTTGACTGCAATGACACATTCGACGTGGTAACCGGAAGGCTTG GTGACAAGTGGTTATTATCATGCGTCGGAGTATTATATCTATGCAAAGGACTTTTCTACAGAGTTGTACCTGCCGACCAAAGGATAGATTCAAATTATGCTGGTGTATTCAG ATTTCGCCTATGGTGGTGCGGTCAGTGGGTAGAGGTTCTAGTTGACGACCGGTTACCGACCGTTCACGGCAAGTTGGCGTTCATGCACTGCAGTCACTCAGAGCAGCTTTGGCCGGCACTACTCGAAAAGGCTTATGCAAA GATGCATGGCTCTTATGAAGCGTTAAAGTACGGAAATCTGCTCGATGGACTGGCGGACTTAACGGGAGGAATTACGGAATCGCTCAACGTTACTGACTTCACTGACGCCGCTTCTCTCCACAGTCTCATGAAAACCACCAGCATCGTAACCGCTTATCGCTTACCAAAT GCAGTGACACACTCTGTTAAAAGCATTGAATCGGGAATGAATTACAGACTTTATAATGTAGAGAGG ATAGACACCACAGAAGGCTCCATATACTTGGTGAGGCTCGCAAGACCACTGGCCCCTGGAGATACACATATTACTCACTTTATTTTGGACCACACAAT GTGGAGTTCTATACCGGCTCACGAAAGGGATCGATTGACTTCAACAACGAAAGGATTTTGGATGCTTTACAGTGACTTTGTGTCAATGTTTTCTCGAGTTGAAATGGTACATCTGGACGTCGAAACGTGCAAAGCGGAAACTTCCTTGTCAGATAAACAGAAGTGGCAAATGAAAAGCCATCAAGGACGGTGGAAGAAAGGTGTATCCGCAGGAGGTTGTAGAAATCACGTTA atttcttCCACATGAATCCACAAATACAAATAGTACTAAATGAACCAGATACTGTTATAATTTCGTTAAACCAACACAGCATCATGGAGCCGAAAGTTATAGGATTTAGCATTTACAAGATTTCTAAGTGCCTCTCAGAAACCGCATCGCCAGCGTTTTTTAAAAAGACAAAGAGTTCAATAAATTCGCAATACACCAATAGTCGACAAGTTAGTGAAAG ATGCTTATTAGATGCTGGAGCATACTTAGTGATACCTACGACGTTTGAGCCAAGACAGGAAGCAAACTTTTCTCTAAGAGTATATTCAATAAGACAATTAAAAATGAGAGTTTTGGATTGTGCTCCACAGATGTTAAAAGCTGCAATACTTAAAGCTCCTTCTGGAGTAGAGTCGAATAGCTTCGCTCAATACGAATCACAATTCCTTCAATTGGCTGACGAACATAAAACTATAAACGCCTTTGAATTACAAGAACTGCTAGAAAGATGTTTACCCAACGATTATATAAAAAGCTGCGCCACTATGGAAACATGTAGACAGGTCGTGCTGTCATTGGAA AAAGACGGATCTGGACGGATAACTCTATCAGATTTCAAGGACCTAATTTGCAGCCTTAAGCACTGGCAGATGGTATTTAGATCGCATGCGCCAGAAAAGATGAGCGTCTTGAGGATCGAGAGGTTTCGAGACGCATTACGCGAAGTTGGCTTCATGATACCAGAACGGGCTCTTTCGTTGCTGGTATTAAAATACATGAGAAAAGATGGAATGCTTCGATTCGGTGACTTTGTGTCGGCTGTCGTGCTTCTTCATAGAGCATTTC tgGCTGAAGTCGGCTTTGACATGCTAATTCTAGGCTAG